From bacterium, the proteins below share one genomic window:
- a CDS encoding MFS transporter — MTEPAERTHQAARRSGGGPADGPSGPGSGRDPETGRSVQEIQRRTLGVLMGTVAAGGAGAGGAFSIVAVLADEITGSATLSGIAAAGMTTGAALTAVPLAKLMARSGRRVGLRSGYLLALAGALLMLLATVVDTYALVLVGMAAVGTGSACGLAARFAVVDLAAPADRARTIGLLVGATTVGAIAGPTLATGPFTAVASALGLEELAGPFIFAAVVFTMAAVVLDRGLRPDPLLVARRLSGGADAARGRGGLGRSLGIIARLPPARLATAAMMVGQGVMVATMVMAPLHMTDGDQGLRVIGFVISTHIVGMYALAPLVGWATGRIGPTPMIILGGVISFGGAEIAAHTPPDVAWGMFAGMFAVGLGWNCCLVAGTALFTAAVPTGDRVPVQGAADLLMSASGGIGGIAGGAVVAWQDFQFLSHYSGLFGAVLAGVALLAYLGNTPGVSRRAPRA, encoded by the coding sequence GTGACGGAGCCGGCTGAGCGAACGCATCAGGCGGCTCGGCGTTCCGGCGGCGGGCCGGCGGATGGCCCGTCGGGTCCGGGATCGGGCCGGGACCCCGAGACCGGTCGATCCGTCCAGGAGATCCAGCGGCGCACGCTGGGCGTGCTGATGGGCACCGTCGCCGCGGGCGGCGCCGGTGCGGGCGGGGCGTTCAGCATCGTCGCGGTGCTCGCCGACGAGATCACCGGCAGCGCCACGCTCAGCGGCATCGCCGCCGCGGGCATGACCACCGGAGCGGCCCTCACGGCGGTCCCTCTGGCGAAGCTCATGGCCCGCAGCGGCCGGCGGGTGGGGCTGCGCTCGGGCTACCTGCTGGCTCTCGCCGGCGCGCTCCTGATGCTCCTGGCCACTGTGGTCGATACGTACGCGCTCGTCCTCGTGGGCATGGCGGCCGTCGGGACCGGGAGCGCCTGCGGCCTCGCCGCCCGTTTCGCGGTCGTCGACCTGGCGGCGCCGGCCGATCGGGCCCGGACCATCGGGCTGCTCGTCGGGGCGACCACGGTGGGCGCCATTGCCGGGCCCACGCTCGCCACCGGGCCCTTCACGGCGGTCGCCAGTGCGCTGGGTCTGGAGGAACTGGCCGGCCCGTTCATCTTCGCCGCCGTCGTGTTCACGATGGCCGCAGTGGTCCTCGACCGGGGCCTGCGACCCGATCCGCTGCTGGTCGCCCGGCGCCTCAGCGGTGGCGCCGACGCCGCCCGGGGCCGCGGCGGCCTGGGGAGATCGCTCGGCATCATCGCTCGGCTGCCTCCCGCTCGCCTGGCGACCGCCGCCATGATGGTGGGGCAGGGGGTGATGGTCGCGACGATGGTCATGGCACCGTTGCACATGACCGACGGCGATCAGGGTCTGCGCGTCATCGGCTTCGTCATCTCGACGCACATCGTGGGCATGTACGCCTTGGCGCCCCTTGTGGGCTGGGCGACCGGGCGCATCGGACCGACGCCCATGATCATCCTCGGCGGCGTGATCAGCTTCGGTGGCGCCGAGATCGCGGCCCACACGCCCCCCGACGTGGCGTGGGGCATGTTCGCCGGCATGTTCGCCGTGGGGCTCGGCTGGAACTGCTGCCTCGTGGCGGGGACGGCGCTGTTCACCGCGGCGGTGCCGACCGGCGATCGCGTGCCGGTGCAGGGCGCCGCGGATCTGCTGATGAGCGCCTCCGGGGGCATCGGGGGCATCGCCGGCGGTGCCGTGGTGGCATGGCAGGACTTCCAGTTCCTGAGCCACTACAGCGGTCTGTTCGGCGCCGTGCTGGCCGGTGTGGCGCTGCTGGCCTACCTCGGGAACACCCCGGGGGTCTCCCGCCGGGCGCCCCGGGCCTGA
- a CDS encoding peptidylprolyl isomerase, with protein MQWSEPPAMTLDPALRYSATLDTTCGSIELDLQAERSPLAVNNFVFLARQGYYDDCPVHRVVPGFVVQAGDPTGTGRGGPGYRFNDELDGRGQYREGTLAMANAGPDTNGSQFFICLASVNLPHAYTIFGQVTAGMDAVAAFAALPRRGERPKGDAKIRSAAISTEPIAGA; from the coding sequence GTGCAGTGGTCAGAACCCCCAGCCATGACTCTCGATCCGGCGTTGCGCTACTCGGCCACGCTCGACACCACGTGCGGCAGCATCGAACTGGATCTCCAGGCCGAGCGCTCCCCGCTGGCGGTGAACAACTTCGTCTTCCTGGCCCGGCAGGGCTACTACGACGACTGCCCCGTGCACCGGGTGGTGCCGGGATTCGTGGTGCAGGCCGGTGACCCCACCGGAACCGGACGTGGCGGCCCCGGCTACCGCTTCAACGACGAACTCGACGGGCGCGGCCAGTACCGGGAGGGCACTCTGGCGATGGCCAATGCCGGCCCCGACACCAACGGCTCGCAGTTCTTCATCTGCCTGGCGAGCGTGAACCTGCCACACGCCTACACCATCTTCGGCCAGGTCACCGCCGGCATGGACGCCGTGGCGGCCTTCGCGGCACTGCCGCGGCGCGGTGAGCGGCCCAAGGGCGACGCCAAGATCCGCTCGGCGGCGATCAGCACCGAACCCATCGCCGGCGCCTGA
- a CDS encoding TetR/AcrR family transcriptional regulator, which yields MAEAATDTPRPSKRRRQEVIDVAARIFNEKGYEATSIQEIAEEVGILKGSLYYYIDTKEDLLFSVIKGAYDAALNVIEQLEQRDGDALELIEALVHGHAEVFSENYVQTSVFFREFRALSEERQKTIREAGDVYNRFLISQIRRGQRSGEIKSEVNPRLAAIGIIGMMNSMAFWYRPDGPASAAQIGREFSRLVIGGMRT from the coding sequence ATGGCTGAGGCTGCCACCGACACACCCAGGCCCTCGAAGCGGCGCCGCCAGGAGGTCATCGACGTCGCCGCGCGGATCTTCAACGAGAAGGGGTATGAGGCGACCTCCATTCAGGAGATTGCCGAGGAGGTGGGGATCCTCAAAGGCAGCCTCTATTACTATATCGACACCAAGGAGGATCTTCTCTTCAGTGTCATCAAGGGGGCCTACGACGCCGCTCTCAACGTCATCGAGCAACTCGAGCAGCGCGACGGCGATGCGCTGGAGCTGATCGAGGCACTCGTTCACGGGCACGCAGAGGTCTTCTCCGAGAACTACGTGCAGACCTCGGTCTTCTTCAGGGAGTTCCGGGCGCTCTCGGAAGAGCGCCAGAAGACGATCCGCGAGGCGGGCGACGTCTACAACAGGTTCCTGATCTCGCAGATCCGCCGCGGCCAGCGCTCCGGGGAGATCAAGTCCGAGGTCAACCCTCGGCTCGCCGCCATCGGCATCATCGGCATGATGAACTCCATGGCGTTCTGGTACCGCCCCGACGGCCCGGCCAGCGCCGCGCAGATCGGCAGGGAGTTCAGCCGGCTGGTGATCGGGGGCATGCGAACCTGA
- a CDS encoding methylmalonyl-CoA mutase family protein, which translates to MSLPDNPVPGGAESHDDEDSPRARAEAQWRAAFEAAPLRDGTFETMSGIPLAAVHGDPPYPGQFPYTRGIYPSMYRSRLWTMRLFAGMGTAADTNMRFKRLLEAGGTGLSTAFDMPTLMGRDSDHPWAVGEVGRAGVAVDTIADMEDLFAGIDLSGVSTSMTINGPANILMAMYIVTGERGGTERSRLSGTIQNDILKEYQAQKEYIFPPRPSVRLVTDLIRFTTAEMPRWHPVSISGYHIREAGSTAAQELAFTLANGFAYVEAATAAGLDVDDFAGRLSFFFNSHIDFFEEIGKYRAARRIWARWMRDRYGARHERSLQLRFHTQTAGVSLTAQQPEVNIARVATQALAAVLGGTQSLHTDSYDEALALPTERAARIALRTQQVIAHETGAASVADPLGGSAYVEWMTDEMDRRATEVFEHLDKLGEGSILEGVYEGIVNGYFVGEIADSAYRFEREVNAGRRIIVGVNAYTEGDDGDTPILYIDEDVEDQQLARLAGAKQRRDGGAVAAALETLAADAADPTINLMEPIIDCVRAEATEGEITGALEGVFGTYTEPAVV; encoded by the coding sequence ATGAGCCTCCCCGACAATCCGGTCCCCGGCGGAGCCGAATCGCACGACGACGAGGACTCGCCACGCGCCCGGGCCGAGGCGCAGTGGCGGGCCGCCTTCGAGGCCGCCCCGCTGCGCGACGGCACCTTCGAGACCATGTCCGGCATCCCGCTGGCAGCGGTCCACGGGGACCCCCCGTATCCCGGGCAGTTCCCGTACACGCGGGGCATCTACCCCTCGATGTACCGCTCACGGCTCTGGACGATGCGGCTCTTCGCGGGCATGGGCACGGCCGCCGACACCAACATGCGCTTCAAGAGGCTCCTGGAGGCCGGAGGCACGGGGCTGTCGACGGCCTTCGACATGCCCACGCTCATGGGGCGCGACTCCGATCATCCCTGGGCGGTCGGCGAGGTGGGCCGGGCCGGCGTGGCAGTCGACACGATCGCCGACATGGAGGACCTCTTCGCCGGCATCGACCTGAGCGGCGTGAGCACGTCGATGACCATCAACGGCCCCGCCAACATCCTCATGGCCATGTACATCGTCACCGGCGAGCGCGGCGGCACCGAACGCAGCAGGCTCAGCGGGACGATCCAGAACGACATCCTGAAGGAGTACCAGGCGCAGAAGGAGTACATCTTCCCGCCACGCCCCTCGGTGCGGCTGGTGACCGACCTGATCCGCTTCACCACCGCCGAGATGCCGCGCTGGCACCCCGTGTCCATCAGCGGCTACCACATCCGCGAGGCCGGCTCCACGGCCGCCCAGGAACTGGCCTTCACGCTCGCCAACGGCTTCGCCTACGTGGAGGCGGCGACGGCCGCGGGGCTGGACGTGGACGACTTCGCCGGTCGCCTGTCGTTCTTCTTCAACAGCCACATCGACTTCTTCGAGGAGATCGGCAAGTACCGGGCCGCCCGGCGCATCTGGGCGCGCTGGATGCGGGACCGCTACGGCGCCCGCCACGAGCGGTCGCTGCAACTGCGGTTCCACACCCAGACCGCCGGCGTGTCGCTCACCGCCCAGCAACCCGAGGTGAACATCGCCCGCGTCGCCACCCAGGCGCTGGCGGCGGTGCTGGGCGGCACGCAGAGCCTCCACACCGACAGCTACGACGAGGCGCTGGCATTGCCCACCGAGAGAGCCGCGCGGATCGCCCTTCGCACCCAGCAGGTGATCGCCCACGAGACCGGCGCGGCCAGCGTGGCCGACCCTCTCGGCGGCTCCGCCTACGTGGAATGGATGACCGACGAGATGGATCGGCGCGCCACCGAGGTGTTCGAGCACCTCGACAAGCTCGGTGAGGGCTCGATCCTGGAGGGTGTCTACGAGGGCATCGTCAACGGCTATTTCGTGGGCGAGATCGCCGACAGCGCCTACCGCTTCGAGCGCGAGGTCAACGCCGGGCGGCGGATCATCGTGGGCGTCAACGCCTACACCGAGGGCGACGACGGCGACACTCCCATCCTCTACATCGACGAGGACGTCGAGGACCAGCAGTTGGCGCGCCTCGCCGGGGCGAAACAGCGGCGCGACGGCGGGGCCGTCGCAGCGGCCCTGGAGACGCTGGCCGCAGACGCCGCCGACCCGACGATCAACCTCATGGAGCCCATCATCGACTGCGTGCGCGCCGAGGCCACCGAAGGTGAGATCACGGGCGCCCTCGAGGGCGTCTTCGGCACCTACACCGAGCCTGCCGTGGTATGA
- a CDS encoding cobalamin-dependent protein (Presence of a B(12) (cobalamin)-binding domain implies dependence on cobalamin itself, in one of its several forms, or in some unusual lineages, dependence on a cobalamin-like analog.): protein MSGPKGDTAGAAAERRSESRPPVRVVLAKLGLDGHDRGLKVVARMLRDAGLEVIYLGLRQTTESILLAVEQEDADVIGLSIHNGGHLTLAPRMVEAVRAVGMDVPVVVGGIVPDQDLERLQEAGVSNVLGPGASAAEVAETVRAAAAARRA, encoded by the coding sequence ATGAGCGGACCGAAAGGCGACACGGCCGGCGCCGCGGCCGAGCGCCGGAGCGAGAGCCGGCCACCGGTCCGGGTGGTGCTGGCCAAGCTGGGCCTGGACGGACACGACCGCGGCCTGAAGGTGGTCGCGCGCATGCTGCGCGACGCCGGCTTGGAGGTCATCTACCTGGGGCTGCGCCAGACCACCGAATCGATCCTGCTCGCCGTCGAGCAGGAGGATGCCGACGTGATCGGCCTCTCGATCCACAACGGCGGTCACCTCACGCTGGCGCCCCGCATGGTGGAGGCCGTGCGCGCCGTCGGCATGGACGTGCCGGTCGTGGTTGGCGGGATCGTGCCCGATCAGGACCTCGAGCGCCTGCAGGAGGCCGGCGTGTCCAACGTCCTCGGTCCCGGCGCCTCGGCGGCGGAGGTTGCCGAGACAGTCCGGGCGGCGGCCGCAGCACGGCGGGCATGA
- the meaB gene encoding methylmalonyl Co-A mutase-associated GTPase MeaB: MTVEPPGKPPPEHPTPPAPNPAGSATGDVGALFARARDGDRRALGRLLTYTEGGGPLADAVAVAAWPLAGQAHVVGMTGAPGVGKSTLTDRLAQVAADDGRRVAILAVDPSSPLTGGAILGDRVRMGSAAAPGGPFVRSMASRGQSGGLALAALAAVRLLDATGHDLIIVETVGIGQVEVDIARTADTTIVAVSPGWGDAVQANKAGLLEMADVFVVNKADRTGAADARRDLEHMLDLGHRAGWRPPVALTVATTGEGADELFKHVQDHRHHLRTSSAGAERRARHVAEEVRRHLHRWVDLLVEQPSRQAEELFADVAQGELAPSAAARQLVGELGGADGGDDGAGAETGG, encoded by the coding sequence ATGACCGTCGAGCCGCCGGGGAAGCCCCCTCCCGAGCACCCCACGCCGCCGGCCCCGAACCCGGCCGGAAGCGCAACCGGCGACGTCGGTGCCCTGTTCGCGCGGGCCCGCGACGGCGACCGGCGGGCACTCGGGCGGCTGCTGACCTACACCGAGGGGGGTGGGCCGCTCGCCGACGCCGTCGCGGTCGCCGCATGGCCCCTCGCCGGGCAAGCCCACGTGGTGGGCATGACCGGCGCACCGGGCGTCGGCAAGTCCACGCTCACCGACCGTCTGGCACAGGTTGCCGCCGATGACGGCCGGCGCGTGGCCATCCTGGCGGTGGATCCCTCGTCTCCGCTGACCGGCGGCGCCATCCTCGGCGACAGGGTGCGGATGGGTAGCGCCGCCGCGCCCGGCGGACCTTTCGTGCGCTCCATGGCGAGCCGCGGCCAGTCGGGGGGGCTGGCCCTGGCGGCACTGGCGGCAGTCCGGCTGCTCGACGCCACCGGGCACGACCTGATCATCGTGGAGACCGTGGGCATCGGGCAGGTGGAGGTGGATATCGCCCGCACCGCCGACACGACGATCGTGGCGGTGAGCCCGGGCTGGGGCGACGCCGTGCAGGCCAACAAGGCCGGGCTGCTGGAGATGGCGGACGTCTTCGTGGTCAACAAGGCCGACCGGACCGGGGCCGCCGACGCCCGGCGCGACCTGGAACACATGCTGGACCTGGGGCATCGCGCCGGCTGGAGGCCGCCGGTGGCGCTCACGGTCGCCACCACCGGCGAGGGCGCCGACGAGCTCTTCAAGCACGTGCAGGATCACCGCCACCACCTGCGCACCTCCAGCGCCGGAGCGGAGCGGCGTGCCCGGCACGTCGCCGAGGAAGTGCGCCGCCACCTGCACCGCTGGGTGGACCTGCTGGTGGAACAGCCGTCCCGGCAGGCCGAGGAACTGTTCGCCGACGTGGCGCAGGGGGAACTGGCGCCGTCGGCGGCGGCGCGGCAACTGGTGGGCGAGCTCGGCGGCGCCGACGGCGGCGATGACGGCGCCGGCGCCGAGACGGGCGGATGA
- a CDS encoding SDR family NAD(P)-dependent oxidoreductase: MTADRSLLVTGGAAGIGAEIARQAGTAGYRVGVLDIDGAGARRTAGEIDGAVALAASVTDEDEVEAALDAFGTPEVLVNNAGIVRFGPLLEHSAADFGAVVAVNLVGTFLCGRAAARRMAAAGTGRIVNMASMNGTAPGPNAGAYASTKAGIMMLTQQMALEWSRFGIRVNCVAPGLIDGGMSAPINADPVLRAERELAVPRGRLGTTTDVAKAVLWLASTDADYVTGQTLLVDGGITMSILSHLPRPAGVDGVGEAARTPGRPEPA, translated from the coding sequence ATGACAGCCGACCGTTCGCTTCTCGTGACCGGCGGTGCCGCCGGCATCGGCGCCGAGATCGCCCGGCAGGCGGGTACCGCGGGTTACCGCGTGGGCGTCCTGGACATCGACGGCGCCGGCGCGCGGCGCACCGCCGGCGAGATCGACGGCGCGGTGGCGCTGGCGGCCTCGGTCACCGACGAGGATGAGGTCGAGGCCGCCCTGGACGCCTTCGGCACACCCGAGGTGCTCGTCAACAACGCCGGGATCGTCCGGTTCGGCCCGCTGCTGGAACACAGCGCCGCCGACTTCGGTGCCGTCGTGGCGGTCAACCTCGTCGGCACCTTCCTGTGCGGCCGGGCGGCGGCGCGACGCATGGCCGCCGCAGGCACCGGCCGGATCGTGAACATGGCGTCCATGAACGGCACCGCCCCCGGACCCAACGCCGGCGCCTATGCCTCCACGAAGGCGGGAATCATGATGCTGACCCAGCAGATGGCGCTGGAGTGGTCGCGGTTCGGGATCAGGGTCAACTGCGTGGCCCCGGGCCTCATCGACGGCGGGATGTCGGCACCCATCAACGCCGACCCCGTGCTGCGGGCCGAGCGCGAGTTGGCCGTGCCGCGCGGCCGCCTCGGCACCACCACCGACGTCGCCAAGGCGGTTCTCTGGCTCGCCTCCACCGACGCCGACTACGTCACGGGCCAGACTCTGCTGGTGGACGGCGGGATCACGATGTCGATCCTCTCGCACCTGCCCCGGCCGGCGGGCGTGGACGGTGTCGGCGAGGCGGCGCGCACCCCCGGGCGCCCGGAGCCGGCATGA
- a CDS encoding SDR family oxidoreductase, which produces MRPVDGMSVLITGGGSGIGEGAAQHFVAAGAAVTITGRRAEKVEAVAERLGERCRAVPGDVTVAADRQRMIEAAVAHGTGRLDVLINNAGNMYRGPVTELEEDRLLELFHSNVVAPMMLASLAIPHLRSTRGCVLFVGSVHTKRSFPGVSPYAATKGALETLTGVLAAELGPQGIRVGCVRPGAVLTEINQRAGLFDDEQAAARLAAMSGAHALGRIGTAAEVAEAFEYLARAEWTTGEVLVVDGGLGLGVTHD; this is translated from the coding sequence ATGAGGCCTGTAGACGGCATGTCGGTGCTCATCACCGGCGGCGGATCGGGCATCGGCGAGGGAGCCGCTCAGCACTTCGTCGCGGCCGGTGCGGCGGTGACGATCACCGGGCGCCGCGCCGAGAAGGTAGAGGCCGTGGCGGAGCGGCTGGGCGAGCGCTGCCGTGCGGTTCCCGGCGACGTGACCGTCGCCGCCGACCGCCAACGCATGATCGAGGCGGCCGTGGCCCACGGCACCGGGCGCCTCGACGTGCTCATCAACAACGCCGGGAACATGTACCGGGGCCCGGTGACCGAGCTCGAGGAGGATCGGCTCCTGGAGCTGTTCCACAGCAACGTGGTCGCACCGATGATGCTGGCCAGCCTGGCGATTCCGCACCTGCGGAGCACCCGGGGATGCGTCCTCTTCGTGGGCTCGGTCCACACCAAGCGCAGCTTCCCGGGCGTCTCCCCGTACGCCGCCACCAAGGGCGCCCTCGAGACGCTCACCGGGGTTCTCGCCGCCGAACTGGGCCCGCAGGGCATCAGGGTGGGCTGCGTGCGCCCCGGCGCGGTCCTGACCGAGATCAACCAGCGCGCCGGCCTCTTCGACGACGAGCAGGCCGCGGCCCGCCTGGCAGCCATGTCCGGGGCACACGCCCTCGGCCGCATCGGCACCGCCGCCGAGGTCGCCGAGGCCTTCGAGTACCTGGCCCGGGCCGAGTGGACCACCGGGGAGGTGCTGGTGGTGGACGGCGGCCTGGGCCTCGGGGTCACCCATGACTGA
- a CDS encoding nuclear transport factor 2 family protein — translation MTELAGRSPRAAVDDHLAAVLTGDPAAMAADYAEGAVLVRHDASYEGAATIAEYFTSVPERLGGGEVRFGERRDEGEGRVSVRWRIAGGPGDGTSGRDTFTVAGGFIVHQTVALDDADF, via the coding sequence ATGACTGAGCTCGCCGGCCGTAGCCCCCGCGCAGCCGTGGACGACCACCTCGCCGCGGTTCTGACCGGCGATCCCGCCGCCATGGCGGCCGACTACGCCGAGGGTGCGGTGCTCGTCCGCCACGATGCGTCCTATGAGGGCGCGGCGACCATCGCCGAGTACTTCACGTCGGTCCCGGAGCGCCTCGGCGGCGGAGAGGTGCGGTTCGGCGAGCGACGTGACGAGGGCGAGGGTCGAGTCTCCGTGCGATGGCGCATTGCCGGAGGGCCCGGCGACGGCACCTCCGGGCGCGACACGTTCACGGTCGCAGGCGGCTTCATCGTTCACCAGACCGTCGCACTCGACGATGCCGATTTCTGA
- a CDS encoding iron-containing redox enzyme family protein — protein sequence MTTSAGTALENTEYHRMSLETLAPSTDELAAMTPEDFVGLLRAELSKPGTGMGDHPVVSAMEDGSVTVPQLVLFCEQFYLHISRMLPWIGAIYVNCPHEDVRTTLVKNLAEECMGIETGTKAHPELLLEWGAALGGDTDAMRRAEQLPAGRRLTEYFEFMGLCRDWCVPLAAIGIGLESFVPETFTRIVAAQKQNYGMSDEDLIFWTMHILADAEHGDEGIEIVSEYARTPAQRDAVYHCTLETGRLFYDMWDLYRTVPA from the coding sequence ATGACCACCTCCGCCGGCACCGCACTCGAGAACACGGAGTACCACCGGATGAGCCTTGAGACCCTCGCACCCAGCACCGACGAACTCGCCGCGATGACCCCTGAGGACTTCGTGGGGCTGCTCCGGGCCGAACTCTCCAAGCCCGGCACCGGCATGGGCGACCACCCGGTCGTGTCCGCCATGGAGGACGGCAGCGTCACGGTCCCGCAGCTGGTGCTGTTCTGCGAGCAGTTCTACCTGCACATCTCGCGCATGCTCCCGTGGATCGGGGCCATCTACGTGAACTGCCCCCACGAGGACGTGCGCACCACGCTGGTCAAGAACCTGGCAGAGGAGTGCATGGGCATTGAGACCGGCACCAAGGCCCACCCCGAGCTTCTTCTGGAATGGGGCGCGGCGCTCGGAGGCGACACCGACGCCATGCGCCGGGCCGAGCAGCTGCCCGCCGGGCGCCGGCTCACGGAGTACTTCGAGTTCATGGGCCTGTGCCGCGACTGGTGCGTTCCCCTGGCCGCCATCGGCATCGGCCTGGAGTCGTTCGTGCCCGAGACCTTCACCCGCATCGTGGCGGCCCAGAAGCAGAACTACGGCATGAGCGACGAGGACCTGATCTTCTGGACCATGCACATCCTGGCCGACGCCGAGCACGGCGACGAGGGCATCGAGATCGTCTCGGAGTACGCCCGCACGCCTGCCCAGCGCGACGCGGTGTACCACTGCACGCTCGAGACCGGCCGCCTGTTCTACGACATGTGGGACCTGTACCGGACCGTCCCGGCGTGA
- a CDS encoding acyl-CoA/acyl-ACP dehydrogenase translates to MIDLTPTQEALRETVAALASDLYESQAAAWDAARTPFPDAERRRLAELGYMGMGLPAEYGGGGADLADSLIVIEELAKAAPTAAFGVFEANCGPARVIDLFGTPEQRRRLLPPVAAGEVTMAITISEPDAGSAATDMTTAAVRRGDHYVINGTKRWCSGAGHAEQYLVYARLGDEPGARGIGALVVDRDSDGLSFGPQERLMGFRGIPSADMFFDDVAVPAGNLIIDAGGFGRLFTAFSIERLGNATMSLAIGQACLDLCAAYVTERRQFGKKIVEFQATQTALADMILQTEAARLLIRRAAARAGRGAPRTLEASLAKCFANEMAKKVADAAVQLHGGYGYSEEYGIERRLRDSHGWAIAGGTPTIQKVRIVSEYLQRRFNQRA, encoded by the coding sequence GTGATCGACCTGACGCCCACCCAGGAGGCCCTGCGGGAGACCGTCGCCGCGCTCGCCTCCGACCTGTACGAGTCGCAGGCCGCCGCCTGGGACGCCGCCCGCACCCCGTTCCCCGACGCCGAGCGTCGCCGCCTGGCGGAGTTGGGATACATGGGCATGGGCCTGCCGGCGGAGTACGGGGGCGGCGGGGCCGACCTGGCCGACTCCCTCATCGTGATCGAGGAGTTGGCCAAGGCCGCCCCGACGGCGGCGTTCGGCGTCTTCGAGGCCAACTGTGGCCCGGCACGGGTCATCGACCTCTTCGGCACGCCCGAACAGCGCCGGCGCCTGCTCCCCCCCGTCGCCGCCGGCGAGGTGACCATGGCGATCACCATCTCCGAGCCCGACGCCGGATCGGCGGCCACCGACATGACCACCGCCGCGGTACGCCGGGGCGACCACTACGTGATCAACGGCACGAAGCGCTGGTGCTCGGGCGCGGGGCACGCCGAGCAGTACCTGGTGTACGCGCGGCTGGGCGACGAGCCCGGCGCCCGCGGCATCGGGGCGCTGGTGGTGGACCGGGACAGCGACGGGCTGAGCTTCGGCCCCCAAGAGCGCCTCATGGGGTTCCGGGGCATCCCCTCGGCGGACATGTTCTTCGACGACGTGGCGGTGCCGGCGGGGAACCTGATCATCGACGCCGGCGGCTTCGGGCGGCTGTTCACGGCGTTCTCGATCGAGCGGCTCGGCAACGCCACCATGAGCCTCGCCATCGGGCAGGCCTGCCTGGACCTCTGCGCCGCGTATGTGACCGAGCGGCGCCAGTTCGGCAAGAAGATCGTCGAGTTCCAGGCGACCCAGACCGCCCTGGCCGACATGATCCTGCAGACCGAGGCCGCCCGGCTGCTGATCCGGCGGGCGGCGGCGCGTGCCGGCCGGGGCGCGCCGCGCACCCTGGAGGCCTCGCTGGCCAAGTGCTTCGCCAACGAGATGGCCAAGAAGGTGGCCGACGCGGCGGTGCAACTGCACGGGGGCTACGGCTACAGCGAGGAGTACGGCATCGAGCGCCGCCTGCGCGACTCCCACGGCTGGGCCATCGCCGGCGGGACGCCCACCATCCAGAAGGTGAGGATCGTCTCGGAATACCTGCAGCGCCGCTTCAACCAACGCGCCTAG